In Candidatus Schekmanbacteria bacterium, one genomic interval encodes:
- a CDS encoding MarR family transcriptional regulator, translating to MKNNNISVKAERFERAFWEFYNVSRQKTKYRFSDSNVTEAQFMAMLFLRRNPNCTMSDLKDWMGLHMSTLTGITDRLVRDGFVERFRDEKDRRLVKVRLTKKGMATVSKLWRIRRERIENFLSLLTEDDQISLIELFERISETVKSKLNHNNKNNIKR from the coding sequence ATGAAAAATAACAATATTTCAGTAAAAGCAGAGAGATTTGAACGAGCCTTTTGGGAATTTTATAATGTTTCGCGCCAAAAAACAAAGTACCGCTTTTCCGATAGCAATGTAACAGAAGCCCAATTTATGGCAATGCTCTTTCTTAGAAGAAATCCAAACTGCACAATGTCTGATTTAAAGGACTGGATGGGACTTCATATGAGCACTTTAACGGGAATTACGGACAGACTCGTTAGAGACGGTTTTGTCGAGCGCTTTAGAGATGAAAAAGATAGGCGGCTTGTTAAAGTGAGATTGACAAAGAAAGGTATGGCTACTGTTTCCAAACTTTGGAGAATACGCAGAGAAAGGATTGAAAATTTTCTCAGCCTTTTGACAGAAGATGACCAAATATCTCTTATTGAGCTTTTTGAAAGGATTAGTGAAACAGTAAAATCGAAGTTAAATCACAATAACAAGAATAATATAAAGAGATAA
- a CDS encoding efflux RND transporter periplasmic adaptor subunit — protein sequence MTPKRKKILIALSAVVFLFLGYRIFIAVSNGSGDKKSLEDEGIPVMTSPVSIDDIDNIISMTGDTYPNVGVEIVSKVTGRIEDIKVGIGDKVKKGDVLAVIEHKNAELKVREAEAALKVALANLEKAKSTLEREKAEYESAEALYKNGMISNEEYRKEKEQYLSAMSSLKLAQAQANDEKRAKLEIAKKELADCWIRSPINGIVTRQNVDIGTMVYSSGGGSKPLFTVENLEKIKVLVKVPAKFASYVKLGQKGEIIVPAMGDKVFVGKVTRVSPSLDQNTRSAVAIVQIDNSDMELKSGLFVEVRIYTETVKNALLIPRRAVFRKASDNYVFVFNEGKAKLRKLKTGIISGDYIQVIAGLNKDEEVIVSNRTRLYDGIKVRKVVL from the coding sequence ATGACTCCAAAAAGAAAAAAGATACTAATTGCGCTTTCAGCAGTTGTTTTCCTGTTTCTCGGATATCGAATTTTTATTGCAGTCAGCAATGGCTCAGGAGACAAAAAGTCTTTAGAAGATGAAGGGATACCTGTTATGACAAGTCCTGTAAGCATAGATGACATTGATAACATTATTTCAATGACGGGAGATACATATCCAAATGTGGGAGTGGAAATTGTTTCAAAAGTTACAGGACGAATAGAAGATATTAAGGTTGGCATTGGCGATAAGGTAAAGAAGGGGGATGTGTTGGCTGTTATTGAACATAAAAATGCTGAATTGAAGGTAAGAGAGGCTGAAGCCGCACTCAAAGTAGCTCTTGCAAATCTTGAAAAAGCTAAAAGTACACTTGAAAGAGAAAAAGCAGAATATGAAAGCGCTGAGGCACTGTATAAGAATGGAATGATATCCAATGAAGAATATCGAAAAGAAAAAGAACAATATTTGAGCGCCATGTCTTCGTTAAAATTGGCGCAAGCTCAGGCAAATGACGAGAAGCGGGCAAAACTCGAAATAGCAAAAAAGGAACTTGCAGATTGCTGGATAAGGTCTCCTATCAATGGTATTGTTACGAGGCAAAATGTTGATATTGGTACTATGGTTTATTCTTCTGGAGGGGGATCAAAACCGCTTTTTACAGTTGAAAATCTGGAAAAAATAAAAGTCTTGGTTAAAGTTCCTGCAAAATTTGCTTCCTATGTAAAGCTTGGACAAAAAGGGGAAATAATTGTTCCTGCTATGGGTGATAAAGTATTTGTTGGGAAAGTTACGAGGGTTTCTCCTTCTTTGGACCAGAATACAAGATCGGCAGTTGCAATAGTGCAAATCGATAACAGCGATATGGAGCTTAAATCAGGACTATTCGTTGAAGTTAGAATTTATACGGAAACAGTCAAAAATGCCCTTTTGATTCCAAGAAGAGCTGTTTTCAGGAAGGCTTCTGACAATTATGTGTTCGTTTTCAATGAAGGCAAAGCAAAATTGAGGAAATTGAAAACAGGCATTATAAGTGGTGACTATATTCAGGTTATAGCAGGTCTCAATAAGGATGAAGAGGTTATTGTATCGAACAGGACTCGCCTTTACGATGGCATTAAGGTAAGAAAGGTTGTTTTGTAG